Part of the Pelmatolapia mariae isolate MD_Pm_ZW linkage group LG3_W, Pm_UMD_F_2, whole genome shotgun sequence genome is shown below.
CTGCAATTCAGGTCGGGGCATTTTCACGACTGTTCCATTCCAAAAAGGAGACTTCCTTTTGGAATACAGAGGTAAACTCATAACAAAAGACGAATGTGAGCGGAGACACAGAGTTTATCATGACAGCCTGAAGGTGTTCATGTTTGAATTCAAGTTTGATGGAAAACTCTGGTGGTGCGTATTATATCAGTGTAGTTTGATTAAGATTAAATTACACTTTGCTTttgatttatgaaaaaaaagcttCCTAACAAAAACTAGTTAAGCTAATACTTTTTTGCCTAACCCCACAGTGTGGATGCATCTCAAGAAGATGGGTCATTAGGCAGACTTGTCAACGACAACCACATCAGTCCAAGTGCTAAgatgaaaatattaaatatcaatGGAAAGCCCCATCTATGCTTATTTGCAAGCAGAGACATAAGTCCAGGCGAAGAAATAGACTATAATTATGGTGACTCGGATTGGCCCTGGAGATGCAAGGTATTTCTACAATTGTACTTTTTGGAACTGATAAATTGCATACCGTaagccatttttacatttgtacCTACTCAAATTGGCTTAACGTGACTTAGGGCATCTAGTTTTCCATTGAAATTGAGTATCACCTACTGTGCCTGGGGTCACTATATTAATGCAGCCGAGCATCCAGTGATATAAATGCCACAGCAAGCATGGATGTCAAGGTGACACAATGCCTGCTGCTCAGTCTATACTTTAGTGTTCAATTCAGGGATCATGCTGTTAATTTTGGTAGCCATTTTCAAAAATGAGTTTCAAAAATGATGGCTTGGATTTTCATGAAGGAGGCGCACTCATAACTTATCAAGTGACACCATTGACCAGCCACCTGTTGGCATTCAGTCTGTCTATGTCAAATTTTCTGATCACTTTGGATCACTTGGAACCTTGGTGCAGTCGTTACTGAAAAACTACATGGTACTATAACCTACTGGAAAAACCGgggtaggtactaatggaaaacagGCAATTGTGATTGCTGCCACATCAGAGccctctaaaagcactaaaaaaatatcagcaggtatgcagaaataaaaaatggctTTCGGTTTCTAAATGTTAACAGTGTTTGATGTTTAATGTGATTCTAACCTCTTTAGTTAGATTCAGTTTAAATTTTGTCCCTCGGGGATAAATGGGCCCTAGTGATAGTTCGTTGCTGCTACAGGTGATTGTTTTACTCCTTTAGCAATGGcttaaaaaagattaaagaaatCACACAGACTATTTTTCTCTATATTCTCTATACATGACAGtgaatattttaaagacattagCTTGAAACTTATCATTCTCATAGAGTTTCTTTAATGTTTCAAAAACCTCTTCAAAAATgcactgtattttcattttctatctGTTACACACGAAGACTGAGACCAGCCAGATTCAGAAGACTGTGAGCTGCCTAAAGCCGCAACCAAACTGCATTCCAAACAATGACCTGGAcctgaaacatccagagcctgaaAGGGTAAATATAATCCAGTGTACCACTTAATGAACTAATAATTTAATCTATCATCATTCTTTatggatgctgtgtgtgtgtgtttggcagtcACCTGGGTGTAATGTGATTTACATGGACCGTGGCTTGTAGgtccttttcattgtttcaaagtGCAAGTCTGGATagcatctgagtgtgtgtgtgtgtgttaaccacCCAAATGTGACTTAGGAGGACCACACTGTTATTGGGGGACTCCGTCAAAGTTTGcttcatggtgacatcactCTGGTTTTAGGAGGggtcttctcttattttttgacagtttGACCTACAGCATGCAGAACTGACTGCATGTGCTTTGTTTCTATGTTGAAATGGTTTGAAACTCAGGCTTGAACATTAAGATAGATAGTACTATACAACTTCTTAACTTGTTTTAGGCACTTTTTACTGCTGTagtgcatgggttctctctggctgtgtactctggcttcttcccacagtccaaagatgtagcttatggggttaggttaactggtgattcaaaactgccctttggtgtgaatgcaaatgcttctccttccatgttaaactgatgctctgccaggcctctactgcaacagtcttcagttcctgcttgttcttggggcattttcccttcagttttgtcttcagcaagtgaaatacatgctcaatcggattcaggtcaggtgattgacttggccattgcaaaacagcccacttctttcccttcaaaaactctttggttgcttttgcagtatgctttgggttgttgtccacctgcactgtgaagcgccgtccaatgagttttgaagcatttgtctgaatatgagcagataatattgcccgaaacacttcagaattcattgtgctgcttttgtcagcagtcacatcatcaataaatacaagagaaccagttccactggcagccatacatgcccacgccatgacacttccaccacaatgcttcactgatgaggtggtatgcttaggatcatgagcagttcctttccttctccatactcttctcttcccatcactctggtacaagttgatgttggtctcatctgtccataggatgttgttccagaactgcgacggctttttcagatgtcatttggcaaactctaatctggcctgcctgtttttggggctcaccaaaggtttacatcttgtggtgaaccctctgtattcacactggtggagtcttctcttgattgttgactctgacgcacatacacttacctcctagagagtgttcttgatctggccaactgttgtgaagggtgttttcttcaccagggaaaggattctttggtcatccaccacagttgtgttccgtggtcttccgggtcttttggtgttgctgagctcaccagtgcgttccttctttttgggaatgttctaaacagttgttttggccacgcctgatgtttttgcaatct
Proteins encoded:
- the LOC134623107 gene encoding histone-lysine N-methyltransferase set-1-like; this encodes MRRRHIPPREDAVCHVSAGRDKLGLDIHYINAFKGRGIFTTVPFQKGDFLLEYRGKLITKDECERRHRVYHDSLKVFMFEFKFDGKLWCVDASQEDGSLGRLVNDNHISPSAKMKILNINGKPHLCLFASRDISPGEEIDYNYGDSDWPWRCKTETSQIQKTVSCLKPQPNCIPNNDLDLKHPEPERFV